DNA sequence from the Leptolyngbya sp. SIO1E4 genome:
GAGAGGAGTCGCCCGTTGAGGAGAGAAACGTGACTCGTCATCCGGAAGCCCCGACAAATCATCGCATCTTTTTTCCCTTTGGGCTGGCTCAGCGGACAACGCAGTGGGAGCGGGGCGATGACCCCATGATCCAGTTTAGTTTTTCCGACGACTACGACGACTACGGCATGGCCCGAATGCAGATGGCCATTGCGGTGCCCCGTGGTCGAGACTTTCTTCAGCCCGCTACTGATGCTGAGCCTTTCCTGGCGACTGTCTCAACAGTGGATTATATCTACCGGGATGAAGCTGACCTGTATAGGGTGGATCGAGTAGCGCGGAGCAATAGCTATGAGGTGATTAACGACGGCACTGGTAGTTTGTGGGAGTTGAAAGCCGCGATCGCATCCCGCACAGCCCAACTCAACCTCCTCGGCCAAAGCCTCATCTTTTACGATGGCCCTGCTTACGAAGGGCTACCCTATGGTGAAATTGGTCGCTATGGGATGCCGGTGCGTACCGAAACCCTGGTGATGACACCGGAGATGTTGCAAACTGCCTACCGCAGCGGTGAGGCGGTGCTATCTCCACCGGAGATGCCACCCTACTTGAATCCTGATGGCGTCACCTGGCCAGAGGAGTATCCCCAGGCCTTCCGTAATGAGTTGAGCGAATGGCCGGAGCTGGCAGGTTATGTTTTCCATACGGAAGCGGCGGGCTCGCCCTATGCGACGGGCTATTTTGTGGTGGGCGATCGCACTCGGTACGACTTTCAAACTAGCGCTGATGGCACGGGGCGTGGATTGGCTCTGGGAATGCAGGACCCCCTAGGACGGGAGATGACCGTCACCTACGATCGCTACGATCTGCTGCCCGAATCTGTGACCGATGCCCTGGGACTCACCATGCAGGCACGCTATGACTACCGGATAATGCAGCCCTTTGAAGTCATCGACCCCAACCGCAACCGTCAGCGATTTGGCTTTACGCCCCTGGGACTCACCGCTTGGGCAGCGGCGACGGGTAAGGAAAACAGCTTGGAAGGAGATACCCCAGAACAACCCAGCACCTGGTTTGAGTACGACTTTATGGCCTACGAAGATCGCCAGGAACCGATTTGGGTTCACAGCATCGTGCGGCAGGAGCATCGCTGGGAGCTAGTAGCTGAAGCCAATCGTCAACGGGTGAGTAACAATCAACCGGAACTCACGGAACAGGAGATTGCCGATCTGTTTCCTGCCGATGAGGTGAATCAGTTTCCTGAGCGCTTTATCCAGAGTCGAGAATATTCCGATGGCTTTGGCCGACTGATTCAGACCCGTGCCCAGGCAGAAACGGAGCTGTTTGGCGATGAAGACTTTGGCAACGGTACGGTGACGGCTGACCAGCAGAATGAGACAGCGACTCGTGCGGCGGTGACGGGCAGACTCGCCGGGACAGATCCCCACGTTACCGTCAGCGGCTGGCAGGTGTATGACAACAAAGGTCAGGTGGTGGAACAATACGAGCCGTTTTACTCCACAGGTTGGGCCTATCAGCCCCCGCTAGATCGGCAGTATGGCCAGAAGGTGGAAATGTATTACGACCCCCGCGGTCAGGTGGTGCGGACGGTAAACCCGGATGGTTCGCAACAGTGGGTGATTTACGGCGTGCCCAACCAGTTGTCTCAGCCTGGTGATTTTACCCCCACTCCTTGGGAGGCATATACCTATGATGCCAACGACCTGGCTCCTTTGAGTGCCCGCACCCTAGCCGATGGCACAATGATCAATCTGGCTACGCGAGTACCGGCAGAGCACCCCTTTACCCCGGCCAGTATTGAGATTGACGCGCTGGGGCGCACGGTAAAAGCCGTGGAACGTAACGGTCAAAATACAGCAACAGAAGAGTACATTACCCGTTCCAGCTATGACATTCGCGGCAATCTGTTGACGGTGACGGATGCCCTGGGGCGACTGTCATTTCGCTATGACTATGACTTAGCCAACCGTCCCCTGAGAATTTGGAATGTGGATGCGGGATTGCGGCGCATGGTGATGGATGCGGTGGGCAACGAGCTGGAACGGCGAGATAGCAAGGGCGCGCTGATTTTACAGTCCTACGATGCGGGAAATCGACCCATCGTATTACGAGCCAGGGATAGGGATGGAGACCCCGTAACCAATCGTCAAGGGTTTCTCTACGGCGACTCTTTTCGACCTCTTTCTGAGGCCGAGCGCGATGCTAACAATCTGCGAGGACAGCTTTATATTCATTGGGATGAGGCAGGACAACAAACCTTTGAACAGTATGACTTTAAGGGCAACCTGCTAACACAGCAGCGCCAGGTGTTGAGCGATGCGGTGATGCTTACCGGACAGCCGGTGGACTGGTCTACCGATCCAGCGCTAGATCCGACGGTGTATGAAACCACGATGACCTACGACGGGCTGAGCCGGGTAAAAACAGCCCAGTACCCCAAAGATGTGGAGGGCAACCGCAAACTGTTGCGACCTACTTACAACAGGGCCGGAGGCCTGGAGCAGGTGACGCTGGACGGGCAGATATATGTGGAGCGGATTGCTTACAACGCCAAGGGGCAGCGGACGCTGATTGCCTATGGCAATGGGGTGATGACCCGCTATGCCTATGAGGCTGACACCTTTCGGCTGGCGCGGCTGCGAACGGAAGGGTATGAGAAAACAAATGCGCTCACCTATCAGCCCAGGAGAGAGATTTTACAGGATATGGGCTACGGTTACGACCTGGTGGGGAATATTCTGACGATTCAAGACCGGACGCCGCGATCGGGGGTGGCGGGTACGCTCCAGGGGGAGGATGCGCTGGACCGACAGTTTACCTATGACCCACTGTATCGGCTGCTATCGGCGACAGGGCGAGAGAGTAAAGGCATTGGTGAGCCGCGTCCGTGGACGGATGACCCGCGCGAAGGGTTTAACCAGAGCAATCATGGTGTGCCGACGCAGAACAATGCGCCGAACCAGACGCAACTCTATCGGGAGGACTATACCTACGACCCGGCAGGCAATATGCTGTCGCTGCGGCACTCTAGCCAGAAGAATAACGGCTGGCAGGTGAGCTGGACACGCAGCTTTGGTATGGATGGGTTGGCTCCGGTGGATTGGGATGCGGAGTGGCAACAGTTTTTGAATGGAGACTGGCAGAACCCTAGAGGTAACAAGCTGACCCATGTGGAAGACCGCAAATTTGGTGTGCCCAGTGCGCCCACGGTGAACCAAACCCACTGGTTTGATGTTAACGGCAACCTGATTCAAGAGAATCAATCTCGCTTTTTTGAGTGGAACCACAGCGACCAGCTAAAGCAGTTTCGCGTGCAGGCGGGGAGTGGTGAGCTGTCGGTGCAGGCGTTTTACTGCTATGACGCGGCAGGGCAGCGGGTGAAGAAGGTGGTTAAGAAGGGGAGCCGGGTGGAGGTGACGGTGTATGTGGGGGGGATGTTTGAGCATCATCGGGTGGTGACGCCGGGAGAAACGAAGGAGAATAATTCGCTGCATGTGATGGATGATCAGCAGCGGATTGCGATTTTACGGGTTGGGAAACCGTTTGATAACAATGTTCAAACGCCAGCAGTGCAGCATCACCTGGGGGATCATTTGGGTAGTAGTGGGGTGGTGATTGATGAGGTTGGAAATTGGGTGAATCGAGAGGAATTCTTCCCGTATGGAGAGACAAGTTTTGGCGGATTTGGGAAGAAAAGATATCGGTTTACGGGGAAGGAGAGAGATGAGGAAAGTGGGCTAAATTATCATCATGCAAGGTATTACTTTTCCTATTTAGGGCGATGGATTAGTTGCGATCCCCTTGGTGATGCAGATAATACAAGAAATATTTATCTGTATGTAGGCTCAAATCCAATTATCAAGAAGGATCCACTAGGTACATTCTCAGGGGACATTGAGACATTTGTACAGCTAATTGAAACTTCTTCCCCAACAGTTACTGCAAGTCGACTTATGTCTGCTTTGCCAGCTGTAGCAATATTTATTGCGATTACTTTCACTTCGACTCCAGTGAATGAAGGCGAAAAGAGAAAAGATGAGAAAAAATATAACTTACATCATGGAACTACAGAAGAAGCAAAAAAATTAATATTAGCTAATAGATTAAAACTTGGTGAAGGTAGCCAGGATGACTTTGGCAGTGGTTTTTACATGACTCCAAGCTTTAAAACAGCAAAAAAGTATGCGCAGTCCCGACAAAAGTATGCGCAGTCCCGGTTAGGGCAAGAAACTAATGGAACCGTAGCATCAGTAAAGTTTAGCGAGGAGGACTTTGGCAACAAAGACTTAGTTGGAAATGTATTAGATATTAGAGTCGGTGGGAAGGATAGAGAAGTTTTTGAAGAGTTTTTGAGTCAACCATTAATACCCGGCCACCCTCTCCAAATTAGAGACGCTTATCGCCAAGGAGAAGTAGATCTAGAAGACAGAGGAATACGATTTGATGCGTTTATTGATTTTTACAAAAAAAGAGGAGGCTCTGAGCCTGATACTGTAGTCGGGCAACTATTTACAGGCATCTCTGCTGGAGGACCTGCAAATAAAGAAGGTTACGAAAAGTTTGAAACCGAAGAAATTCAGGTTTCTTTTAGGTTAAAGAGTGACAAGCAAGCAGAAGCCTTAAACAAAAAAATCAAAGAAGATACCCATTGGACGCGTGTTGTAAACGATGGACAACAGGATAAAAATTAAGATGCTCTCAAGTTGAGATACACGTCTAGCTCATGAGTTTGGCAAGTCTTTCCCTAAGAAAAAATTCTGTGAGCTTTGGATTTAAGCAATGTCTACTTGGTTTGGTAATACAGAAGTCTGTGAGTAGCCTTTGTAAGAAAAAATGAGAAAATAAGTCCGGAGTTTGAAGAAAATAATCAAAATACCCTGACTCTAAAAATAATTGTGTGCGTTCAGCCTGTATTCGTCTTTAAAGATGCTATTTCTCCGGAGTCAATATTGATTTATGAGAAGTTTTCACTTCCTTAACTGCACTCCCTTATCCAAATTGCCGCTGAACTTTTTATCTCCTAAATAATAGCGATACCTCCACAGAAAATTTTACCCACGCTGACACTGAAACTCTGCAAGCCATCCTGAAAGACGCTACCAAAAACGATATCCGCGTCACCATCACCCCCATGCCCACCACCCCCAACAACGCCCCATGACATTCACCGTTCAAGGCAGCATCACCCAAGACCCCAACCAGTTCACCCCACCCGTCGGCATCACCATCCGCATCTACGATCGCGACCTCCGCACCGAACAACTCCTCGGCGAAGCCATCCTCGACGCAACCGGACGTTTCACCATTCAATACACCCGCGACCAGTTCCGCCGCGCTGACAAAGCCACCGCTGACCTCGACATTCGCCTCTTTAACCCCGCAGGCACTCCCCTCGACTTCACCTCCAAACCCCGCTTGCCCGTCTTCAACGCTGGCCCCGAAGTTGAAATCGACCTCACTCTCCAGCCTACCGCTGTCGTCACCCCCTCCGACTACGAACGCCTCCGCCTGCTGGTCGATCCCATCCTCGAAGGCGCATCCCCCGCTACCCTCACCCCTGCCGAAATCAGCTTTATTGTCAGCGACCTCGGCAATGAAGCCTTCCAGTCCCTGCGTTTGCAGCACGTCAGCCTCTCTCTTCTCAAAGAAAGTAGTAAACTAGCCCAATACACCAACCTGGCCACTGCCATCTTCTACGGCCTGGGTCAGGAGTTATTTATCCAAAAAGTCGCAGAGGCCACTAGAGCACAACCGCCTGTCTTTGACGAAAAAGTTGTTGAGCTTCCCTTAGACGACATCCTCAACCTGCCGCCTACCCAAATCCGATCGCTGCTGGAACAGGCCCTGAACGAAAACTGGATTCCTGCTGATATCCGAGAACAGCTCGATGAGATTCTTGCCCGCTTCGCAGCTCTCAAAGCTGACCAAGAAGATCAGATTCGTCAGTCCTGGGTGTCTCAAGTGGCATCGGCACGGGTTGTTGATGAACCCACCAACGAAACCCTGATTGGATATACCATCCAAGCCCAGTACCTTAGAGAAGGAGCCGACCCTGTCGATTTAGGTATAGACATTACCGACAGTCAGGGCATTGCCAGCTTTGACTACCGTGTCCCCCCCGAACTGATGGAATCAGACGCTACAGGCACCATCCGCTTTACAGTGCTTGCCCAGCCAGACGACGATGAATCTACAGAGTCTCTCTCTTCCAGTGATTTTGTCTTCAGCCCCAACCAGTCTGAGGCCGTAAACCTTTACACGGCAGTCCCCC
Encoded proteins:
- a CDS encoding VCBS repeat-containing protein produces the protein MSNKSGTSAQVISLPSGGGALQGIGETFSPDLFTGTGNFSVPISLPPGRNGFQPELSLVYSTGNGNGPFGSGWALSVPGVMRKTSKGIPRYQGSDTFVLSGAEDLVPVEEIEGVTRYRPRTEGLFARIEHHHQPGKEDFWKVWSKDGLISYYGTPKPADAESDWEDPAAIAHPDPLKQDPIFAWKLSKTVDPFGNQIRYEYERDRTTAGPHDWNQLYLKRVRYGDYGDGPSGPVSDPRQNLEFLVSVNFEYEDRPDAFSAYRAGFEMRTRKRCTNVVVRIHAEEYPAQIVRSYDFVYLDERSALADLPLNGMSLLNQVKVTGHDGDLTESLPPLEFGYTQFSPATRTFEPVTGPDIPTQSLANANLEMADLFGNGLPDLIQMNGTVRYWRNLGNGSFDRPREMREAPANVALADSGVQLLDANGDGRVDLLVTQPGIAGYYPTRPQGLWDKRSFRRQRQAPSFNLEDPEIQLVDLDGDGVTDAIRSGSRLECFFNHPLDGWKTTRQVPRRPLEEFPNVNFSDPRVKWGDMVGDGLQAIALIHDGNVEYWPNLGYGNWGKRVSMRNSPRFPDGYDPRRILLGDVDGDGLADIVYVGDRSVTLWINQSGNRWSDPIVISGTPPVANLDAVRLDDLLGTGIRGVLWSADARSTARPNYFFLDFTGRVKPYLLNRMENHMGAETRVAYVSSTVFYQEDEKRPETRWKTTLPFPVQVVHRVEVIDRISRGKLTTEYRYRHGYWDGAEREFRGFGLVEQRDTETFEDYNQTGLHGTNWAFEAVDGDRSRFFSPPTLTKTWFHQGPVGDEFGDWQEIDHRDEYWPGDPVLLERPQDIQDFLKGLPRRDKRDALRTLRGQVLRTELYALDGSDRADRPYTVTESISGIREESPVEERNVTRHPEAPTNHRIFFPFGLAQRTTQWERGDDPMIQFSFSDDYDDYGMARMQMAIAVPRGRDFLQPATDAEPFLATVSTVDYIYRDEADLYRVDRVARSNSYEVINDGTGSLWELKAAIASRTAQLNLLGQSLIFYDGPAYEGLPYGEIGRYGMPVRTETLVMTPEMLQTAYRSGEAVLSPPEMPPYLNPDGVTWPEEYPQAFRNELSEWPELAGYVFHTEAAGSPYATGYFVVGDRTRYDFQTSADGTGRGLALGMQDPLGREMTVTYDRYDLLPESVTDALGLTMQARYDYRIMQPFEVIDPNRNRQRFGFTPLGLTAWAAATGKENSLEGDTPEQPSTWFEYDFMAYEDRQEPIWVHSIVRQEHRWELVAEANRQRVSNNQPELTEQEIADLFPADEVNQFPERFIQSREYSDGFGRLIQTRAQAETELFGDEDFGNGTVTADQQNETATRAAVTGRLAGTDPHVTVSGWQVYDNKGQVVEQYEPFYSTGWAYQPPLDRQYGQKVEMYYDPRGQVVRTVNPDGSQQWVIYGVPNQLSQPGDFTPTPWEAYTYDANDLAPLSARTLADGTMINLATRVPAEHPFTPASIEIDALGRTVKAVERNGQNTATEEYITRSSYDIRGNLLTVTDALGRLSFRYDYDLANRPLRIWNVDAGLRRMVMDAVGNELERRDSKGALILQSYDAGNRPIVLRARDRDGDPVTNRQGFLYGDSFRPLSEAERDANNLRGQLYIHWDEAGQQTFEQYDFKGNLLTQQRQVLSDAVMLTGQPVDWSTDPALDPTVYETTMTYDGLSRVKTAQYPKDVEGNRKLLRPTYNRAGGLEQVTLDGQIYVERIAYNAKGQRTLIAYGNGVMTRYAYEADTFRLARLRTEGYEKTNALTYQPRREILQDMGYGYDLVGNILTIQDRTPRSGVAGTLQGEDALDRQFTYDPLYRLLSATGRESKGIGEPRPWTDDPREGFNQSNHGVPTQNNAPNQTQLYREDYTYDPAGNMLSLRHSSQKNNGWQVSWTRSFGMDGLAPVDWDAEWQQFLNGDWQNPRGNKLTHVEDRKFGVPSAPTVNQTHWFDVNGNLIQENQSRFFEWNHSDQLKQFRVQAGSGELSVQAFYCYDAAGQRVKKVVKKGSRVEVTVYVGGMFEHHRVVTPGETKENNSLHVMDDQQRIAILRVGKPFDNNVQTPAVQHHLGDHLGSSGVVIDEVGNWVNREEFFPYGETSFGGFGKKRYRFTGKERDEESGLNYHHARYYFSYLGRWISCDPLGDADNTRNIYLYVGSNPIIKKDPLGTFSGDIETFVQLIETSSPTVTASRLMSALPAVAIFIAITFTSTPVNEGEKRKDEKKYNLHHGTTEEAKKLILANRLKLGEGSQDDFGSGFYMTPSFKTAKKYAQSRQKYAQSRLGQETNGTVASVKFSEEDFGNKDLVGNVLDIRVGGKDREVFEEFLSQPLIPGHPLQIRDAYRQGEVDLEDRGIRFDAFIDFYKKRGGSEPDTVVGQLFTGISAGGPANKEGYEKFETEEIQVSFRLKSDKQAEALNKKIKEDTHWTRVVNDGQQDKN